One window of the Sander lucioperca isolate FBNREF2018 chromosome 5, SLUC_FBN_1.2, whole genome shotgun sequence genome contains the following:
- the tmem91 gene encoding transmembrane protein 91 has translation MENLDELEHPLLGEGPNNSRASAPGMGLGPATGQAPGGTFKGVLVRCEEDRAYPPLAWRSYCGHPPELQQQQLLDPCSLPRTLESFYPAAPIWGHSDSLLSKDYLETTFVDIRPGSTLERKLLAETQDFHSEAYSVDDEDDLLPDSDDSSIDDFSDTDSESNFPLMIPQDYLGLAFFSMLCCFWPLGIAAFYLSQKTNKASAQGDFQGANAASRQALWLSVLSIVFGIITYICAIAALISYLSGKPP, from the exons ATGGAGAATTTAGATGAGCTGGAGCACCCTCTTTTGGGAGAAGGCCCCAATAACAGCCGTGCATCAGCTCCGGGGATGGGGCTGGGTCCCGCGACCGGACAGGCCCCTGGCGGGACGTTTAAGGGCGTCTTGGTTAGGTGTGAGGAGGACAGGGCCTACCCTCCATTAGCGTGGAGGAGCTATTGTGGACATCCTCCAGagcttcagcagcagcagctactGGACCCTTGCTCCTTACCTCGCACACTGGAGTCCTTCTACCCAGCGGCCCCCATCTGGGGACACTCAGACTCCCTGCTCAGCAAAGACTACCTGGAGACCACCTTTGTGGACATTCGGCCCGGCTCCACCCTGGAGAGGAAGCTGCTGGCCGAGACACAGGACTTCCACAGCGAGGCGTACAGCGTGGACGATGAGGATGACCTGCTTCCAGACTCTGAC GACTCGTCTATTGATGACTTCAGTGATACAGACAGTGAGAGCAACTTCCCTCTGATGATCCCTCAGGACTACCTGGGTCTTGCCTTCTTCTCCATGCTCTGCTGCTTCTGGCCTCTGGGCATCGCTGCCTTCTACCTTTCAcagaag ACCAACAAGGCCTCGGCTCAGGGGGATTTCCAGGGTGCCAACGCCGCGTCTCGCCAGGCTCTGTGGCTATCAGTGCTCTCCATCGTGTTTGGAATCATAACGTACATCTGTGCCATCGCTGCGTTGATTTCCTACCTGTCTGGAAAGCCACCATAA